AGTCTCTCCGATTTCTATAGTTCCACTATCTAGGTCTAGCTTTTTAGCTATTGCGTTTAGTAATGAAGATTTTCCCTCACCATTGTTTCCTACTATTCCTATTCTGTCACCTTTCAGCACTGTGTAAGCAAAGTTTTTTAATACTACCTTGTCTCCAAAGGATTTTGATATATCATTTATCTCAATTATTTTTCTGCCTAGTCTTTTTCCTGCCACAGATATATCTAGCTTTTCATCAGATGATTTGTCTATTTCAGTTTCAAGTACCTTAAATCTGTCTTTTCTAGCTTTTTGCTTGGTACGTCTTGCCTCTACACCTTTTCTCATCCAAGCAAGCTCGCTTTTATACAGGCTTTGCTTTTTTTCTTGAATACGCTTGTCATCAGCTTCTCTTTGAGCTTTTAGCTCTAGAAACTTAGTATAGGCTCCTTGATAAGCATGTAGCTTGCTTTCATCTAGCTCCCATATTTTGTTTACTACTCTATCTAGGAAATATCTATCATGGGTAACCATCAAAAGTGCACCTTTTCTGTTTGAAAGATAGTCTTCTAGATAGGTTATGGTTTCATTGTCTATATGGTTAGTAGGCTCGTCCAGTATCAGTAAGTCACAAGGTCTAATAAGGGCTCCTGCCATTGCAACTCTTTTTCTTTGTCCACCAGAAAGCTTCCCTATTTTTTTATCAAACTCCATAATCCCAAGCTTCATAAGTACTGTTTTAGCTTCACGCTCTATCTGCCAAGCTTCATTCAAATCCATCTTTGCATTTAGCTCCATAAGCCTCATTTGAAGCTTCGTATCACTTGGATTTTTTTCAAGGCTCGAGCTTACATTTTCATATTCTCTTAGTAGCACCATAAGAGGCGAGCTACCTTCAAATACTTGCTCTAAAACAGTAATCTCAAAATCAAAATCAGGATTTTGAGCTAGATATTCTATTTTTAAATTGCTAGATTTTATAAAGCTTCCTGCATCAGCTTCATCTATACCTGCAATTACTTTTAAAAAACTTGTTTTTCCTGTCCCATTAATCCCGATAAGACCTATCTTATCGCTGTCATCTATGCCAAAGGCTACTTTATCAAATAATTTCTTTTCTCCATATGCCTTAGAGAGACTTTCTGTTGATAACAAATTCATAACTTAAACTCCTACTCAAAAAAATTTATTTAAAGTTCCTATTTCAATTTATACACTAAGATTTTATTATACCAATTTTGTAAAGTAATTCATATATAAATCCAAAGAAAAACTCCCCCAGTTCTTATGAATGGGGGAGGATTAAACCTAGTTATTTGTCATTATCAAATCCTTGCTTTTTAAGTGAAGGATATACTTTAGGGTAATAAACTCTGCTATATAAATCCGATAGCTGTTTACTCCAGTTGGTATCTTTTTTTCCTGCTGAGCGTTCAAGCAAATAATTATGGATTATATCGTCATATACATCAATGTCTATCATCTGGTCTTTATTATAGGCTTCGTTGTGAACCACTGCTTGAAGAGGAAGTCTAGGCTTCTTTTCTTCTTTGCTTTCTGGAATTCCTATGCACAGTCCCACTATAGGATAAACATACTGAGGAAGCTCAAGTAATTCTATGACTTCTTCAGGCTCTCTTCTTACTCCTCCTATAGGAACTATTCCATATCCTAGAGACTCCGCTACCGCTATTGCATTTCCTGCGGCTAGTCCTACGTCTACAGAGGCTACCATAATGGATTCAACTGACTCTGTGATTTTCAATTCATTATCATTTTTCTTCGCTGCCAATTTAGCCCTATTGTAATCAGCCACAAAAACTAAAAACACAGGTGCTTCTGCTACCCAGCTTTGGTCTCCTGTAAGCGAGGCTAATTTATCCTTTTTTTCTTGGTCCTTTACTAAAATAATACTCCACTGCTGACCATTTACAGATGAAGGAGCTGCTTGAGCCGCTCTTAAAATCATCTCAAGATGTTTTTCATCTACAGGTTCTTGCTTGTATTTCCTTATTGAGCGATGTTCAGTTAGCACGTCATACACATGAGTCATCTCATATCACCTCATTATTATTCATCTAACCTTTACTTACCCCATTATGAATAAAAATAAACAAAAAAAACGAGGTCTAAGACCTCGTTATGTAACAATATTACTCTGGTTGAGGAGCGTCAACTGGACAAACACCTGCGCATGCTCCACAGTCGATACATGTAGCTGCATCGATAACATATTTGTCATCTCCTGCAGTAATTGCGTTTACTGGGCACTCTGGCTCGCAAGCTCCACAGCTGATACAAGAATCATTTATTACGTATGCCATATTAAATTCCTCCTTCAATTTTCTATAGAATAATTAACTTAGGTTGATTATATCATGCCTTATAATGTCTGTAAATACTGTATTCTAGCGATAATTTTTCTCATTTGAGTGACGATTATCGATAAAAAGTTTCAATTGTGTGACTATGTTTTGAAATAAATTAAATAAATCCATATTAAATTTATAGGATTAGTGAAGGAAAATTTTATAAAACTTGCAATAACTTATAATTTTTATACATATCTATGTTTTTATATGACTCATATTTAATCCGAAAGTGTCATACATTTAAGTAAAGTATGTTTATCTAATTCAGCTGTATATTTTGAATATTTAACTAACTGAATAGTTTGCAATTTCTTTATTCATAAACCCACTATGGCGAAGAAATTCTTTTAAAAAGCTGTTACAAATACATATCCTATATGTTATAATCTAAGTCAAGAGTGGGAAAACGTTATATATTAACTTCTTGTGGCTATAAGTGTCACTCTTTAAAAATTTATCTTTATGATAATACTTTAATAAATGGAGGAGAGATCGGAATGAAACAGTATATTAATGGTGTTTTCGAAAAGGTTAAAGCTAGAAACGCGCATGAACCTGAATTCCTACAAGCAGTAGAAGAGGTTTTTGTTTCTCTTGAGCCAGTACTTGCAAAAAGACCTGAGTGGGTTAAAGCTAACATTCTTGAAAGAATTGTTGAGCCTGAAAGACAAATCATGTTCAGAGTACCTTGGGTAGATGACAATGGAGCTATTCAAGTTAACAGAGGTTATAGAGTACAATTTAACGGAGCTATCGGACCTTACAAAGGTGGAATCCGTTTCCATCACACTGTTTACATAGGAATCATTAAATTCCTTGGTTTCGAGCAAATCTTCAAGAACTCACTTACTGGACTTCCAATAGGTGGAGGAAAAGGTGGAGCTGACTTCGATCCAAGAGGAAAATCAGATGCTGAAATTATGCGTTTCTGCCAAAGCTTCATGACTGAGCTATACAGACACATCGGACCAGATGTAGACGTTCCAGCTGGAGACATCGGAGTTGGTGGAAGAGAAGTTGGATATATGTACGGACAATACAGAAGAATCCGTGGAGCTTTCGAAAACGGCGTTCTTACTGGAAAAGGTATGTCTTATGGTGGTTCTCTAATCAGACCAGAAGCTACAGGGTTTGGAGTTACTTACTTCGCTAACGAAATGTTAAAGCATGAAGGAATGAATTTCGAAGGTAAAACTGTTTCTGTTTCAGGTTTCGGAAACGTTGCTTGGGGAGCATGTATCAAAGTTAGAGATCTAGGCGGAAAAGTTGTTACTCTTTCTGGTCCAGATGGATATATATATGATGCAGATGGTATTACTACTGATGAGAAAATCAATTTCATGGTAGAAATGAGAAACTCTGGTAGAGATAAAGTTCAAGATTATGCTGACAAGTTTGGTGTTGAGTTCTTCCCTGGCGAAAAACCATGGGGCAGAAAAGTTGATATCGTTATGCCTTGTGCAACTCAAAATGATATTCACTTAGAGCATGCTAAACTAATCGTTGACAACGGAATCAAATTCCTAGTTGAGGCTGCTAACATGCCTACTACTAATGAGGCTCTTACTTTCCTACAAGAAAAAGGAGTTCTTATCGGACCTGCTAAAGCGGCTAACGCTGGTGGAGTTGCTACTTCAGCTCTAGAAATGTCTCAAAACTCAATGAGATACAACTGGACTGCAGAAGAAGTTGACGCTAAATTACATCAAATCATGATCAACATCCATGACAACGCAGCTAAAGCAGCTGAAGAGTTTGGATTCGGATATAACCTTGTTGCTGGAGCTAACATCGCTGGTTTTGTTAAAGTAGCAGATGCTATGTGTGCACAAGGAGATTATTAATATTTAATTAATTCATAATTGAATTTCAAAAAGCACAGGCGAATTTGCCTGTGCTTTTTATTGTAAATAAATATTAATTTTAGAGTTAAATATCCCTATAAAAAATTTTTCGTAAAAAAGGAGCTGTTTTTAAACAGTCTCCTTTTTTATTTATATAGAAATTCGGTCTTAATTTTGTTGTTTATATAGAAGTTCTTATTTTATAGGTTTTTATTAGCTAAAAAATCGTTAAACAAAGTTCTATGATAATTTGTTTCTACATTTTCAGCATAAAGTATTTCTGATTGAGGCAAGCTGTATTTAGCTTGTGCTTCAAGCATCGCTCTACTGTATAGCTGAGGTGATTCGTTGATAGGCCAGAATACAGGTTTATCAAGATTTTCTAGTAATCCATGATATCCTGAAATTTCAAGACTTAAATCTCTTGTAATTTCATCTACACTAGCATACTTGCAGTTTGTGCTATAGGTATTCATAAGTCTCTTTAGAACTTCCCAGTTTGATAAACCAGTTGCTGGTTTTATAGCAGCTGATACTCTTTGGATTCTTCTTTCTGCAGAAGTTATAGTTCCATCAGATTCCACCATAACAGCCGCAGGGATTACCACATCAGCTATTTTAGCTAGATCAGTCATATGAGTATCATGAACCATAAGGAACTCTACTGCTGAAATTTCTTCAGGACTGATATTTTCCCCAAATACCATAAGCCCTTTTATTGAATTGTCTTTAACAAGTGCAAGCTTTGCTTCGCTGTCAATACTAATACCCATATCCACAAGACCTTGGCTGTTTGCGTATGGTCTAAGCTTTATAAAGCCTTCTCTTGCAGAACCAATGTGTCCAGATAGCATTACTATTGCAGAAATCAATCTTTCTGCATCAGCTGTAACATGAACACTGTCATATACTATCATAGCTTTCTTAGCTTTTAGGTACATAGAAGCTATCTCAGCAGCCTCATCTGATACAACTACCTTATCAAGATATGCTTTTAGCTCTTCCATTCCCTGTGCATTTATAGCATTTTGGCTGTTATCAGCTAGGTACTTAGCAATTTGCTTTAACATTTCAAAGCTACTGTCAGTGATTATACTCTTTTGAGCCCAATCATCCAGTTTATTTTTAGCATTATTTACATGAATTAAGTGAGCGCCTTTACCTACTGCTTCTTTAATCTTAAGTGCTGCTATGGTGTAATCTCTTTCGAAATCTCCACCTATAGCCATGATAAAGTTAGTATTAGATAGCTCTTCTATTAGATTTGGAGATGCATCATATGACAGGCTGTCTTTTAAGCCACTTCTTTTAGCTCCAAAAGAGAATATCTGCTCAGTTCCAAGTATTTCTTTTGCGAATTTCTTAGCCATGAAAATTTCTTCATTTGTATATCTTCCACTGATGCTAAGTCCCATAGAGTTAGCTCCATATAGTAGTGATATACTTTGAGCTCTTCTAGCTACATAAAGTATAGCTTCTTCGAAAGTAGTTTCTACCAATTCACCATTTTGTCTTATAAGTGGCTTAGTAATTCTTCCTTCGCCTAGATAAGAAGCAAATCCAAAACGACCTTTTGAACAAAGCAGTCCGTTGTTTACACTTTCTTCTCTAGTAGGAAGAGATCTAAGAAGTAAGCTTCCTCTACTTTCTAAATCTAGGTTACAGCCTACTGAGCACGCTGAGCACGCTGAATTTGTATGAGTTGTTCTAACAGGAACTGGCTTGTGTACAGGAACTCTTTCCATTAGAGCACCAGTAGGACAAACGCTGATACACTGTCCACAAGAGATACAATCAGTTTCTCTTAAGTTCTTTTCAAGAGCTGGCTTAACTATAGTGTCAAAGCCTCTGCTTACTAGTCCAAGAGCTGTGTTATCCATTACCTCATCACAAATACGAACACATTGTCCGCAAAGGATACATTTATTAGGGTCACGCTTGATAAATGGATGGTTGTCTTCATCCAAACGCTTGTGCATTTCTCCCGCAAATCTTTCAGGCTTAACATCGTATTCCTGAGAATGACGGATTAAATCACATTCAAAGTAATCGTGGCATCCGCACTCTAGACATCTAGTAGCCTCAGTTATAGCTTCTTGCTCAGTAAAGCCATGCACCACTTCTTCAAAGTTGTTTCTTCTAAGCTCAGGAGCCTCGTGTCCCATATGAGTTCTGCCTTGTCTTACTACCTCTGGGAAGCTGTCAGCTGTTATATCATCTCTTTTTACAAAGAACGGTTCTTTGTGAGGAATAAGGTTTCCTTTTAAGTATGAATCCATTACTCTAGCTGCGTATTTTCCATCAGCTATAGCCTGAATAGCAATAGCTGCTCCTTTATTAGTAGCATCTCCACCTGCAAATACTCCCTCTAGGTTAGTCATGAAGGTTTCAGGGTCGCTTACTATATTTCCACCTTTATTAAGCTCTAGCTCTTCAAAGCCGTCGCCTTTTAATCTTTGACCTATGGACATGATTACTGAATCTACATCTAGGATTTCTTCTTCGCCTTCTACAGGAACGACTTTCTTACGTCCGTCTGCTCCTCCTCCAACTACTTCCATCTTTTGAAGTCTGATTTGCTTCACTCTGCCATTTTCATCTCCGATGAACTCTATTGGGTTAAGAAGGAATTTGAATGTGATACCCTCTTCTTCAGCTTCTACTATCTCAACGTCAACTGCAGGCATATCCTCTTTAGTTCTTCTATATATTACATAAACTTCTTTAGCACCTAGTCTTATTGAAGTTCTTGCAGCATCCATAGCTGTATTTCCGCCGCCAATAACTGCAATTCTATCTCCTGTTTTGATAGGTGTGTTTATTGCGAAGTTAGTAAGGAATTTAATTCCTCCTATAACTCCATCTAAATCCTGACCTGGACAATCCAGCTTTGTACTTGTCCATGCACCTATACCTACATAAACTGCATCATATTTTTCTCTTAAGTAAGAAAGAGATACATCTTTGCCTATACGAACATTAGGCTTAAGCTCTACTCCCATGTTTCTTATGATATCTATCTCTGATAATAGCACTTCTTTTGGAAGACGATATAGAGGGATACCGTATTTTAGCATACCTCCAAACTCAGGCATTGCTTCGTAAATAGTTACGCTGTGGCCTTGAGATCTAAGATAGTAAGCAGCAGATAGACCACTTGGTCCCCCGCCTATTATAGCGATAGACTTACCTGTATCTGGTTTTATCTCAGGCATAAATGGCTCATCTTTAGCCAAATCTATATCAGCCGCAAAATATTTTAGCCAAGCTATAGATACAGAGTCATCTACTATGCCTCTTCTGCATGCTGTCTGGCATGGATGAGGACAAACTCTTCCTATACTTGCAGGAAGTGGCAGCTCTTTTTTTATGAGCTTGATTGCTTCTTCATACTGCTTGTTTGCGATAAGCCCAACATAACCTTGTACGTCAACATGTCCAGGACATCCATGAGTACATGGAGCTTTACAGTCTCCAGTATGGTCTGAAAGTAAAAGCTCTAAAGTAGTAGTTCTACTTTCTACTATTCTAGGAGTACTAGTTCTAATTACCATGCCATCTGCTATTTCAGTTGAGCATGAACGAACAAGTCTAGGATTTCCTTCAACTTCTACTACACAGATTCCACAGGAACCATAGTTTTTAATTTTTTCATCGTGGCACAATGTAGGGATTTCTATTTGATTTTGCTTAGCAACCTCTAGAATTGTGTGCCCAGGATAGGTTTTTATTTCTCTCCCATCTATATTAACTCTGATATGAGGCATATTCTCATTCCTTTCGCTCATTAGTTAACGCTGATTGCGTCAAATTTACATTTTTGGTAACACTGTCCACACTTAATACAAGCATCTTGATTGATTAGATGAGGCTCTTTTCTTTCACCAGAAATACAAGATACAGGACAGGCTTTAGCACACACTGTACACCCTACGCATTTTTCAGGATCAATCACATATTTGATTAATGCACTGCACTGTTTTGCTGTACATGTTTTATTATATATATGGTCTTCATATTCATTTCTAAAGTATTTGATAGTTGTAAGAACTGGATTTGGTGCTGTTTGTCCGAGTCCGCATAAAGAACCGTCCTTAACCTTGTAGCTCAGTTCTTCAAGTAGCTCTATATCGCCTTCTCTACCTTCACCTGCTGTGATTCTCTCAAGAATCTCAAGCATACGCTTTGTTCCGAGTCTGCAGTAAGTACATTTACCGCAAGATTCTTTGCAAGTAAAATCAAGGAAAAATCTAGCCATATCAACCATACAAGTAGTATCATCCATTACAACCATTCCACCAGAACCTACTATAGCTCCAGTTTTAGTAATTGATTCATAATCTACTTTTGTGTCTATAAGCTCTGCAGGCACACATCCACCAGATGGTCCCCCTAGCTGTACTGCTTTAAATGGTCTGTCTCCTACGATTCCTCCACCTACTCCATAGATAATCTCTTTTAGAGATATTCCCATAGGAACCTCAACAAGTCCACCTTTTTTAACCTTACCAGTAAGAGCAAATACCTTTGTTCCTCTACTTGTTTCTATTCCATACTTTGCAAACGCTTCCCCACCGTTTTTAATAATCCAAGGTACGTTAGCAAAAGTCTCAACGTTGTTTATATTTGTAGGTAGCTGCCAGTAACCCTTTTGAGCTGGGAATGGCGGCTTAAGTCTAGGCATTCCTCTTTCGCCCTCAAGTGATGCAATAAGAGCTGTTTCCTCACCACATACGAAAGCTCCTGCACCTGCTTTTATTCTTAGACTGAAGTTTCTTCCAGGTATTCCAAAGATATTTTCTCCTAAAAAGCCTCTTTCAGTTGCATCCTCTATGGCTTTTTGAAGTCTTAGAATTGCTAAAGGATATTCTGCACGCACGTAAACAATGCCTTCATCCGCTCCTATCGCAAATCCGCAAATCATCATACCCTCTATTAGGTTATGTGGATCTCCCTCAAGTACAGAGCGGTCCATAAATGCTCCTGGATCTCCTTCATCGGCATTACAAACTACGTATTTCTTTTGTCCAGCTGATTTTTTAGCCGCATCCCATTTAAACCACGTAGGAAACCCTGCTCCTCCACGGCCTCTAAGTCCTGATTTTTTTATTTCATCTATTACTGCATCTTGAGATTTAGATTCGTAGCAATTTTTTATAGCTTCATACCCACCGATGTTTATGTAATCGTCGATGGATTCTGGATTAATAACTCCGCAGTTTCTAAGCACTACTCTCGGCTGCTTTTCTAATCCTTCAGAATCTATTTCACTGATCATCTTATCAGCAAAATTTTTATAGTCTTCTAATATAGGGCGTACATCTTCAGGCATCACCTTTACAAATCTGTACATCTCGCCATTGTCATGAATCTCCATGATTGGCTCTAGGTGACACATACCTATACATCCAGTGATTTCATATTCGAACTGTATGTCTTTGATTTGCTCTAGCTCATCCATTACTTTGTGAGCTCCTGCTGCAAAACCACAGCTCCCTGCACCAACAAGAACCTTCATTTATTTACCCTCCATTTCGCTTTGGGCTTCTTTTCTTAAATTTCTAAGAACCTCTACTGTCTTTTCTGGAGTAAGCTTAGCATAAGTTTCCCCGTTAATCATCATAACAGGAGCCAAGCTACAGCATCCTAGACAGGCCACGTTAGTAAATGTAAATATTTTATCCAGGGTCGTTTCACCTTCTGTTATTCCAAGTTCTTCGCATATAGCTTTTTCTATTGTACTTGCACCGT
This is a stretch of genomic DNA from Acetoanaerobium sticklandii. It encodes these proteins:
- a CDS encoding ABC-F family ATP-binding cassette domain-containing protein, whose amino-acid sequence is MNLLSTESLSKAYGEKKLFDKVAFGIDDSDKIGLIGINGTGKTSFLKVIAGIDEADAGSFIKSSNLKIEYLAQNPDFDFEITVLEQVFEGSSPLMVLLREYENVSSSLEKNPSDTKLQMRLMELNAKMDLNEAWQIEREAKTVLMKLGIMEFDKKIGKLSGGQRKRVAMAGALIRPCDLLILDEPTNHIDNETITYLEDYLSNRKGALLMVTHDRYFLDRVVNKIWELDESKLHAYQGAYTKFLELKAQREADDKRIQEKKQSLYKSELAWMRKGVEARRTKQKARKDRFKVLETEIDKSSDEKLDISVAGKRLGRKIIEINDISKSFGDKVVLKNFAYTVLKGDRIGIVGNNGEGKSSLLNAIAKKLDLDSGTIEIGETIKIGYYSQENIDMDTSLRVIEYIKNKAEYIETSDGTKITAAMMLEKFLFTGDMQWSFISKLSGGERRRLYLLSVLMEGPNVLLLDEPTNDLDIQTLAILEDYIDEFNGPVITVSHDRYFLDKIADKIFAFEGDGNIEISFGDYTDYSEKKKQTIEDTASETVKASLKDKDKSSEAKPKAKTKFSYKEQQEFDTIDEKIEQTETKLAQTKIDMEKNAADFVKLAELTKEEERLNSLLEELMERWAYLNELAEELGIL
- a CDS encoding NADPH-dependent oxidoreductase encodes the protein MTHVYDVLTEHRSIRKYKQEPVDEKHLEMILRAAQAAPSSVNGQQWSIILVKDQEKKDKLASLTGDQSWVAEAPVFLVFVADYNRAKLAAKKNDNELKITESVESIMVASVDVGLAAGNAIAVAESLGYGIVPIGGVRREPEEVIELLELPQYVYPIVGLCIGIPESKEEKKPRLPLQAVVHNEAYNKDQMIDIDVYDDIIHNYLLERSAGKKDTNWSKQLSDLYSRVYYPKVYPSLKKQGFDNDK
- a CDS encoding DUF362 domain-containing protein; the encoded protein is MAYVINDSCISCGACEPECPVNAITAGDDKYVIDAATCIDCGACAGVCPVDAPQPE
- the gdhA gene encoding NADP-specific glutamate dehydrogenase, with the translated sequence MKQYINGVFEKVKARNAHEPEFLQAVEEVFVSLEPVLAKRPEWVKANILERIVEPERQIMFRVPWVDDNGAIQVNRGYRVQFNGAIGPYKGGIRFHHTVYIGIIKFLGFEQIFKNSLTGLPIGGGKGGADFDPRGKSDAEIMRFCQSFMTELYRHIGPDVDVPAGDIGVGGREVGYMYGQYRRIRGAFENGVLTGKGMSYGGSLIRPEATGFGVTYFANEMLKHEGMNFEGKTVSVSGFGNVAWGACIKVRDLGGKVVTLSGPDGYIYDADGITTDEKINFMVEMRNSGRDKVQDYADKFGVEFFPGEKPWGRKVDIVMPCATQNDIHLEHAKLIVDNGIKFLVEAANMPTTNEALTFLQEKGVLIGPAKAANAGGVATSALEMSQNSMRYNWTAEEVDAKLHQIMINIHDNAAKAAEEFGFGYNLVAGANIAGFVKVADAMCAQGDY
- a CDS encoding FAD-dependent oxidoreductase; translation: MSERNENMPHIRVNIDGREIKTYPGHTILEVAKQNQIEIPTLCHDEKIKNYGSCGICVVEVEGNPRLVRSCSTEIADGMVIRTSTPRIVESRTTTLELLLSDHTGDCKAPCTHGCPGHVDVQGYVGLIANKQYEEAIKLIKKELPLPASIGRVCPHPCQTACRRGIVDDSVSIAWLKYFAADIDLAKDEPFMPEIKPDTGKSIAIIGGGPSGLSAAYYLRSQGHSVTIYEAMPEFGGMLKYGIPLYRLPKEVLLSEIDIIRNMGVELKPNVRIGKDVSLSYLREKYDAVYVGIGAWTSTKLDCPGQDLDGVIGGIKFLTNFAINTPIKTGDRIAVIGGGNTAMDAARTSIRLGAKEVYVIYRRTKEDMPAVDVEIVEAEEEGITFKFLLNPIEFIGDENGRVKQIRLQKMEVVGGGADGRKKVVPVEGEEEILDVDSVIMSIGQRLKGDGFEELELNKGGNIVSDPETFMTNLEGVFAGGDATNKGAAIAIQAIADGKYAARVMDSYLKGNLIPHKEPFFVKRDDITADSFPEVVRQGRTHMGHEAPELRRNNFEEVVHGFTEQEAITEATRCLECGCHDYFECDLIRHSQEYDVKPERFAGEMHKRLDEDNHPFIKRDPNKCILCGQCVRICDEVMDNTALGLVSRGFDTIVKPALEKNLRETDCISCGQCISVCPTGALMERVPVHKPVPVRTTHTNSACSACSVGCNLDLESRGSLLLRSLPTREESVNNGLLCSKGRFGFASYLGEGRITKPLIRQNGELVETTFEEAILYVARRAQSISLLYGANSMGLSISGRYTNEEIFMAKKFAKEILGTEQIFSFGAKRSGLKDSLSYDASPNLIEELSNTNFIMAIGGDFERDYTIAALKIKEAVGKGAHLIHVNNAKNKLDDWAQKSIITDSSFEMLKQIAKYLADNSQNAINAQGMEELKAYLDKVVVSDEAAEIASMYLKAKKAMIVYDSVHVTADAERLISAIVMLSGHIGSAREGFIKLRPYANSQGLVDMGISIDSEAKLALVKDNSIKGLMVFGENISPEEISAVEFLMVHDTHMTDLAKIADVVIPAAVMVESDGTITSAERRIQRVSAAIKPATGLSNWEVLKRLMNTYSTNCKYASVDEITRDLSLEISGYHGLLENLDKPVFWPINESPQLYSRAMLEAQAKYSLPQSEILYAENVETNYHRTLFNDFLANKNL
- a CDS encoding NADH-quinone oxidoreductase subunit NuoF; protein product: MKVLVGAGSCGFAAGAHKVMDELEQIKDIQFEYEITGCIGMCHLEPIMEIHDNGEMYRFVKVMPEDVRPILEDYKNFADKMISEIDSEGLEKQPRVVLRNCGVINPESIDDYINIGGYEAIKNCYESKSQDAVIDEIKKSGLRGRGGAGFPTWFKWDAAKKSAGQKKYVVCNADEGDPGAFMDRSVLEGDPHNLIEGMMICGFAIGADEGIVYVRAEYPLAILRLQKAIEDATERGFLGENIFGIPGRNFSLRIKAGAGAFVCGEETALIASLEGERGMPRLKPPFPAQKGYWQLPTNINNVETFANVPWIIKNGGEAFAKYGIETSRGTKVFALTGKVKKGGLVEVPMGISLKEIIYGVGGGIVGDRPFKAVQLGGPSGGCVPAELIDTKVDYESITKTGAIVGSGGMVVMDDTTCMVDMARFFLDFTCKESCGKCTYCRLGTKRMLEILERITAGEGREGDIELLEELSYKVKDGSLCGLGQTAPNPVLTTIKYFRNEYEDHIYNKTCTAKQCSALIKYVIDPEKCVGCTVCAKACPVSCISGERKEPHLINQDACIKCGQCYQKCKFDAISVN